A window of Lacibacter sediminis contains these coding sequences:
- a CDS encoding HD domain-containing protein — translation MLKDLFLSLISQYTNDADLRHSLWLEIERNYSGKKRHYHNLKHLENLLSELTELKAVVNNWDAIVLAIFYHDVVYKAHRKDNEEQSALLANTHLQQLNCEAALIDQVNKLILATKSHQLSDDEDVNLFTDADLSILGKDWETYNTYCSNVRKEYAIYPDLLYKPGRKNALKHFLSMHRIFKTEHFYKKYEESAKKNMEREIASL, via the coding sequence ATGCTTAAAGATCTTTTTCTTTCATTAATCAGTCAATATACCAACGATGCTGATTTACGGCACAGTTTGTGGTTGGAAATTGAAAGGAATTATTCGGGTAAGAAAAGACATTACCATAACCTCAAGCATTTAGAAAATCTTCTTTCTGAGTTAACAGAGTTGAAAGCTGTTGTGAATAATTGGGATGCAATTGTATTAGCAATCTTTTATCACGACGTTGTTTACAAAGCACATCGAAAAGATAATGAAGAACAAAGTGCATTGTTAGCAAATACGCATTTACAACAACTCAATTGCGAAGCTGCGTTAATTGATCAGGTAAATAAGTTGATACTTGCAACAAAGTCTCACCAATTATCTGATGACGAAGATGTGAATCTTTTTACCGATGCTGATTTAAGTATTCTTGGGAAAGATTGGGAAACATACAATACCTATTGCTCCAATGTTCGGAAGGAGTATGCTATCTATCCAGATCTGTTATACAAGCCCGGTCGAAAAAATGCATTAAAGCATTTCCTTTCCATGCATCGGATTTTTAAAACCGAACACTTTTATAAAAAGTATGAAGAATCGGCTAAGAAAAATATGGAAAGGGAAATTGCATCTCTTTAA